A single Micromonospora luteifusca DNA region contains:
- a CDS encoding N-6 DNA methylase codes for MDLPAARNAATVAVGDIARLTDVGRAAVSNWRRRFPDFPTPVGGSSASPLFALDDIEKWLTRHDKPFEVTPSDRVWQLLRGASTDLELGGRIGHLGAFLVFLARNPGRWKSLAGQPDFALVRCLSEQMRAAEPELADLLVAQADHGAAAIVRLTAAAARVDGHRAVFDFLCERYREVHSRRHSVTPAPVAALMVALTASSGDRLLDPACGIGTLLLAADTARTGQVCGQEVDRTAACIALARLLLHGSDARVAVADSLGCDAYSGELFDAVVCNPPFGDRSWGHDDLAGDPRWEHGLPPRGEPELAWVQHCLAHVRPGGRVAILMPAAAASRRSGRRIRASLLRAGALCGVISLPPTGPAGAVTSDLWLLRRGVDVTRPRDVLVVDARAEPGLAELAWRAYFSGSELPTGSRAVPIVDLLDGDVDLTPAMHVAAADASEPAFPPVLESLRVAAAQLVPTLPKLTVSPPVGGRAMTTIGELTRAGAVTIRQAPMSMSSAEDGPASVMTARDVRLGRPPSGTARNFPGAVILQAGDVLVPLAPRTPAVHVVREDGPLLGPRLYLLRVDPEQLDPYFLAGFLRSTQRCGGSGGSSLAARFDIRRSRLPRLPVTEQRRYGDAFRQLMAFEVRLRETTALGEELVERGFQGLGDESLRPAAAD; via the coding sequence ATGGATCTACCCGCAGCGCGGAACGCCGCCACCGTCGCGGTGGGCGACATTGCGCGCCTCACTGATGTCGGCCGGGCGGCGGTCAGCAACTGGCGGCGGCGGTTCCCCGACTTTCCGACGCCCGTCGGCGGCAGCTCCGCGAGCCCGCTCTTCGCGCTCGACGACATCGAGAAGTGGCTGACCCGGCACGACAAGCCGTTCGAGGTCACCCCCTCCGATCGGGTCTGGCAGCTGCTGCGCGGCGCGTCCACCGACCTGGAACTGGGTGGCCGGATCGGTCACCTCGGCGCGTTTCTGGTCTTCCTGGCTCGGAATCCGGGCCGGTGGAAGTCGCTCGCCGGGCAACCGGACTTTGCGCTGGTGCGTTGCCTGTCCGAGCAGATGCGTGCGGCCGAACCGGAGTTGGCTGACCTGCTCGTCGCCCAGGCCGATCACGGCGCTGCGGCCATCGTGCGGCTGACCGCCGCAGCGGCCAGGGTGGACGGGCACCGGGCTGTCTTCGACTTCCTCTGCGAGCGGTACCGGGAGGTTCACTCCCGCCGGCACAGCGTCACGCCGGCGCCCGTCGCCGCCCTCATGGTCGCGCTCACCGCCTCGTCGGGGGACCGTCTACTCGATCCGGCGTGCGGAATCGGTACCCTGCTGCTCGCTGCCGACACCGCCCGCACAGGCCAGGTTTGCGGCCAGGAGGTCGACCGGACGGCGGCCTGTATCGCACTGGCCCGGCTTCTGCTGCACGGCAGTGACGCCCGCGTGGCAGTTGCGGATTCCCTGGGCTGCGACGCCTACTCTGGTGAGCTGTTCGACGCGGTTGTCTGCAATCCGCCGTTCGGGGATCGGTCCTGGGGGCACGACGACCTGGCGGGCGATCCACGCTGGGAGCACGGCCTCCCGCCGCGTGGGGAACCCGAGCTGGCCTGGGTGCAGCATTGCCTTGCGCATGTCCGGCCGGGCGGGCGGGTGGCGATCCTCATGCCAGCCGCGGCGGCTTCACGACGCTCCGGTCGGCGGATTCGAGCCAGCCTCCTTCGCGCCGGTGCGTTGTGCGGGGTGATCAGCCTGCCGCCGACGGGGCCGGCCGGCGCGGTCACGTCAGACCTGTGGTTGCTGAGGCGCGGCGTCGACGTCACCCGACCGCGTGACGTTCTGGTCGTCGATGCGCGGGCCGAGCCCGGGCTCGCTGAGCTGGCCTGGCGGGCGTACTTCTCGGGATCCGAACTGCCAACCGGGAGCCGGGCGGTGCCGATCGTCGACCTGCTGGACGGCGATGTCGACCTTACCCCGGCCATGCACGTGGCTGCGGCCGACGCATCGGAGCCGGCTTTTCCGCCCGTGCTGGAGTCCCTGCGCGTTGCTGCCGCGCAGCTGGTGCCGACCCTGCCGAAGCTGACCGTCTCCCCACCTGTCGGGGGGCGCGCGATGACGACCATCGGCGAGCTGACCAGGGCGGGTGCCGTGACGATCCGGCAGGCTCCGATGTCGATGTCCAGCGCCGAGGACGGCCCCGCGTCGGTGATGACCGCCCGGGACGTACGCCTGGGACGTCCGCCGTCCGGGACGGCCAGGAACTTCCCCGGAGCGGTCATCCTGCAAGCTGGCGACGTGCTGGTGCCGTTGGCGCCGCGTACGCCGGCTGTCCACGTCGTCCGCGAGGACGGACCACTTCTGGGTCCCCGGCTATACCTGCTCCGGGTCGACCCGGAGCAGCTCGACCCGTACTTCCTGGCCGGGTTCCTGCGGAGCACGCAGCGCTGTGGCGGCTCCGGCGGTTCGTCACTCGCCGCCCGCTTCGACATCCGTCGC
- the drmC gene encoding DISARM system phospholipase D-like protein DrmC, protein MSWRPAFEAAAEAAVNRLGPGHLRVLADRLGDGSPEQSVRHAVPVPGFAEAAGAVLAAQRASGLPGVEAAAYLRGLAAGHAQRSAAVRIESVWSGPSTHPVPVRATAQVLVDLVAEAHAELLLMTYSAKPYPPLLAALTTAVGRGVAVTVVVETLAGARGALNGAEPAAAFASLPGVQVWHWPVERRAEDSAKMHAKIAVADRKVLLVSSANLTQSGVNRNIEAGLLVHGGTAPQRAAEHIAELQTRGVLTRLRSAS, encoded by the coding sequence ATGAGCTGGCGTCCGGCGTTCGAGGCGGCGGCCGAGGCCGCGGTGAACCGGCTCGGGCCGGGACACCTGCGGGTGCTGGCCGACCGCCTCGGTGACGGCTCGCCCGAGCAGTCCGTTCGCCACGCCGTCCCGGTCCCCGGTTTCGCCGAGGCGGCCGGGGCGGTGCTGGCCGCGCAGCGCGCTTCGGGGTTGCCAGGTGTCGAGGCGGCCGCCTATTTGCGTGGCCTGGCCGCCGGGCACGCGCAGCGGTCCGCCGCGGTGCGAATCGAGTCGGTGTGGAGTGGACCGAGCACCCATCCGGTGCCGGTCCGTGCCACCGCGCAGGTGCTGGTCGATCTGGTCGCGGAGGCCCACGCCGAACTGCTGCTCATGACGTACTCCGCCAAGCCTTACCCGCCGCTGCTGGCCGCCCTGACCACGGCGGTCGGGCGGGGTGTGGCCGTGACCGTCGTGGTCGAGACCCTGGCCGGGGCCCGCGGCGCATTGAACGGTGCGGAACCCGCCGCCGCCTTCGCTAGCCTGCCCGGCGTGCAGGTGTGGCACTGGCCGGTCGAGCGCCGGGCCGAGGACAGCGCCAAGATGCACGCGAAGATTGCCGTCGCCGATCGCAAAGTACTGCTGGTGTCCAGCGCCAACCTCACCCAGTCCGGGGTCAACCGCAACATCGAGGCGGGCCTGCTCGTGCACGGTGGGACCGCACCGCAGCGGGCCGCCGAGCACATCGCCGAGCTGCAGACTCGGGGCGTGCTGACCCGGCTGCGGTCGGCGAGCTGA
- the drmB gene encoding DUF1998 domain-containing protein has protein sequence MAANYFRRVGAVRPSHLMFTTGVGSIVDLPNFSVLVRGLDDWNYSVVPDWEEIVEPRLLAAVRALGLRSVKELRPAPWLDGTDRDPTGPAGRVGVPITPFPGWLRCTACDDLAPIDSNVFGFENSKPRKPHEARFFHTVCSRKKSGRKPMAVGARFVLACTEGHLDDFPYAHFVHQGGGCPNASHPKLKMDDRGGNLGANVEIKCAPCGARRNMKEVLGPRGAEKLPRCRGRRPHLGDFDPKGCGGAELKLLVVGASNQWFAQTLSALAVPRTGASELQVKVEQHWAALEGVPNVDMLPYLRTVVPAFRELERWSDQEIWAAIERHRTGAKGDEEEKGYPDLRTPEWEIFSAGHLPPATDDFTLRRDSDGVPGELKNVYADVIQAERLREVRALVGFTRLDSPDPEDPDLVTRASLSKGAATWVPASEVRGEGIFLRLPEDLLAAWEQRIEYTEVMQEHRDAYARFRKNRYSGRIAGPFDPMHLWPGERYIALHTLSHLLIRTISLECGYSSASLSERIYSGTEADPQRAGILIYTAVPDAEGTLGGLVSLAEHDSLVRLTRRALSDALHCSSDPLCAERLPQDPADFLHGAACHVCLFVSETTCERGNRFLDRRFVVPIGKPELALFPELP, from the coding sequence ATGGCCGCCAACTACTTCCGGCGGGTCGGCGCCGTCCGCCCCAGCCACCTGATGTTCACCACCGGGGTCGGCTCGATCGTCGACCTGCCCAATTTCTCCGTTCTGGTCCGAGGCCTCGACGACTGGAACTACTCGGTCGTGCCCGACTGGGAGGAGATCGTGGAACCTCGACTGCTCGCCGCCGTGCGGGCCCTGGGGTTGCGTTCGGTCAAGGAACTGCGTCCGGCACCGTGGCTGGATGGCACCGACCGAGATCCGACCGGCCCGGCCGGCCGCGTCGGTGTGCCGATCACGCCATTCCCCGGCTGGCTGCGCTGCACCGCCTGCGACGATCTGGCGCCGATCGACTCGAATGTCTTCGGCTTCGAGAACTCCAAGCCACGTAAACCGCACGAGGCCCGCTTCTTCCACACCGTGTGCAGCCGCAAAAAGTCCGGGCGTAAACCGATGGCGGTGGGTGCCCGGTTCGTGCTCGCCTGCACCGAAGGCCACCTCGACGACTTCCCGTACGCACACTTCGTCCACCAGGGCGGTGGCTGCCCCAACGCCAGCCATCCCAAGCTGAAGATGGACGACCGCGGCGGCAACCTGGGCGCCAACGTCGAGATCAAGTGCGCCCCCTGCGGTGCCCGCCGCAACATGAAGGAGGTCCTCGGTCCGCGCGGCGCGGAGAAGCTTCCCCGCTGCCGTGGCCGTCGGCCGCACCTCGGCGACTTTGACCCGAAGGGCTGCGGCGGTGCCGAGCTGAAGCTCCTGGTCGTCGGCGCGTCCAATCAGTGGTTCGCGCAGACCCTCTCCGCTCTGGCCGTGCCGCGCACCGGGGCCAGCGAACTCCAGGTCAAGGTGGAACAGCACTGGGCCGCACTGGAGGGCGTTCCTAACGTGGACATGCTGCCGTACCTGCGGACGGTCGTGCCGGCATTCCGCGAGTTGGAACGGTGGAGCGACCAGGAGATCTGGGCGGCGATCGAGCGGCACCGCACCGGTGCCAAGGGCGACGAGGAGGAGAAGGGCTACCCCGACCTGCGTACGCCGGAGTGGGAAATCTTCTCCGCCGGCCACCTACCGCCGGCCACGGACGACTTCACCCTCCGCCGTGACTCCGACGGGGTGCCTGGTGAGCTGAAGAACGTCTACGCCGACGTGATCCAGGCCGAACGGCTGCGGGAGGTCCGCGCACTGGTCGGCTTCACTCGACTTGACTCGCCCGACCCGGAAGACCCCGACCTCGTCACCCGCGCGTCGCTGTCCAAGGGGGCGGCGACCTGGGTGCCGGCCAGCGAGGTACGCGGCGAGGGCATCTTCCTGCGCCTGCCGGAGGACCTGCTCGCCGCCTGGGAGCAGCGGATCGAGTACACCGAGGTCATGCAGGAACACCGGGACGCGTACGCCCGGTTCCGCAAGAACCGCTACTCCGGCCGGATCGCCGGACCGTTCGACCCGATGCACCTCTGGCCGGGGGAGCGCTACATCGCCTTGCACACCCTGTCCCACCTGCTGATCCGCACCATCTCCCTCGAATGCGGATACAGCTCGGCGAGTCTCTCCGAACGGATCTACTCCGGGACCGAGGCTGACCCGCAGCGCGCCGGCATCCTCATCTACACCGCCGTACCGGACGCCGAGGGCACTCTTGGTGGGCTGGTGTCGCTGGCCGAGCACGACTCGCTGGTACGGCTCACCCGGCGGGCGCTGTCCGACGCCCTGCACTGCTCGTCGGACCCGCTCTGCGCGGAACGGCTGCCCCAGGACCCGGCGGACTTCCTGCACGGAGCCGCCTGCCACGTCTGCCTGTTCGTGTCGGAAACGACCTGCGAACGCGGCAACCGGTTCCTGGACCGGCGGTTCGTCGTACCGATCGGCAAGCCGGAGCTGGCGCTCTTCCCTGAGCTGCCATGA
- the drmA gene encoding DISARM system helicase DrmA, whose product MVDVQGGLFPHPRGEQQALSLTGSDDANQAALVPSLDVPQAFPEATSYQVRDELEELISRDLLGPWDGEHEEFRPGAMGPRERYLVGMLGPKQRPRSDRREAAEVADVDAAVQGDGAEAELPEVVAPQNLGKMWASSMGLSFAVPGDVDVLTVTAEWGRYDLRESEDEKGKKRRVWYREPVSYRKEVRLDSESSYRMPLTVSDEDEPGVHLAVEVRPRDGRRVVQLALINTQKEATSNGDTTWLFQAALTVTALDGAAAVFLPIDDPLDGVQGVGDDLEETHLRLLYRSQRRYASGRNVAVHPSVREDERCAYQLATIWLPTHNVPATVAQVGKDSGLAGVELSMDALATADIDRLRTRLAPLADGYEDWLDDEEAKIPGLPEPLRPAAVTAVFNARRAAERIRAGIALLTDPETEKHADAIAAFRFANEAMALQRRHSEVARLREEQNLSYADAKAAIDARGAATASWRPFQLAFVLLNLPSITDPAHPERAADRDATVDLLFFPTGGGKTEAYLGLTAFTFAIRRLQGAVGAGADARSGAGGVAVLMRYTLRLLTAQQFQRAAALVCAAEVLRRQAEQTWGAEPFRIGLWVGGGVSPNWFTEASEQIAEAREAGSGKFTNVLQTLSCPWCGSKLRAERDLTVREDERRVLVFCPEAEGAEACPFSRTRSTEGLPILTIDEEIYRYAPSLVIATVDKLAQLPWRGFAGMLFGRVRERCPRHGYRHDDLDAKTGCGARHNKKGKLPAVTSEPVVRLRPPDLIIQDELHLISGALGTIVGLFEAAVDQLCTWSLPGGREAGPKIVASTATTKRAREQVLGVFGRQLAVFPPPVIDITDTFFSRQVPVTVQNPGRRYLGICAHGVRMKSAEIRVSEILLIAGQTLFDTYGQPADPYMTSVGYFSATRELAGMRRLLDDQVTTRVRSHGRRKGLSDRIAGTQMLNVQELTSRVSSADISEVLKRLENGFDPELDTTARRRAVLEDMRDAFKAKTASNPKLSLHPVTQSFYQRQDENRVPVDAVLATSMLQVGVDVSRFGLMVVTGQPKNTAEYIQASSRVGRDAKRPGLVVTLYNWTRPRDLAHYEDFEYYHATFYRQVEALSVTPYTRRALDRGTTATLVAAVRNGEDSFSRNTDAHDVPLDGPEVQRVIDRLLARAEAISGTRGREYLQERINRLRDDWNKKKTGSSRLGYSEGTFKQQKLDGLLTVAGGGRWTGLTVGQSMRETENEINLVLPAGGEIFNPQYGTPEWSFGPQTDSKRAEDLPDGDELGESTLTGKGKGN is encoded by the coding sequence ATGGTCGACGTACAGGGTGGCCTTTTCCCCCATCCGCGCGGCGAGCAGCAGGCACTTTCCCTGACTGGTAGCGACGACGCCAACCAAGCCGCGCTGGTCCCGTCACTCGACGTACCGCAGGCGTTCCCCGAGGCGACGTCATACCAGGTGCGCGACGAGCTGGAGGAGCTGATCAGTCGGGATCTGCTCGGCCCGTGGGACGGGGAGCACGAGGAGTTCCGGCCCGGGGCGATGGGCCCGCGCGAGCGCTACCTCGTCGGCATGCTCGGTCCGAAGCAGCGTCCGCGCTCCGACCGCCGCGAGGCGGCCGAGGTGGCGGACGTGGACGCCGCCGTCCAGGGGGACGGCGCGGAGGCCGAGCTGCCGGAGGTCGTCGCCCCGCAGAACCTGGGCAAGATGTGGGCCTCGTCCATGGGCCTGTCCTTCGCCGTCCCCGGCGACGTCGACGTGCTGACCGTGACCGCCGAGTGGGGCCGCTACGACCTGCGCGAGTCCGAGGACGAGAAGGGCAAGAAGCGCCGGGTCTGGTACCGCGAGCCGGTGTCGTACCGCAAGGAGGTGCGCCTCGACAGCGAGTCGTCCTACCGAATGCCGCTGACGGTGTCGGACGAGGACGAGCCGGGCGTGCACCTGGCTGTCGAGGTCCGGCCGCGCGACGGCCGCCGGGTGGTGCAGCTCGCGCTAATAAATACCCAGAAGGAAGCGACCAGCAACGGCGACACGACCTGGTTGTTCCAGGCCGCCCTCACCGTGACCGCGCTGGATGGTGCCGCCGCCGTCTTCCTGCCGATCGACGACCCGCTGGACGGGGTGCAGGGCGTCGGTGACGACCTGGAGGAGACGCACCTGCGACTGCTCTACCGGTCGCAGCGCCGCTACGCCTCCGGCCGCAACGTCGCCGTCCACCCGTCGGTGCGTGAGGACGAGCGGTGCGCGTATCAGCTCGCGACCATCTGGCTGCCCACCCACAATGTGCCGGCGACCGTCGCTCAGGTTGGCAAGGACAGCGGCCTGGCCGGCGTGGAACTGTCCATGGACGCCCTCGCCACCGCTGACATCGACCGGCTGCGAACCCGGCTCGCGCCACTGGCCGATGGGTACGAGGACTGGCTGGATGACGAGGAAGCCAAGATTCCTGGCCTGCCGGAGCCGCTGCGTCCAGCCGCCGTGACCGCCGTATTCAACGCGCGCCGCGCGGCCGAGCGGATCCGGGCTGGCATCGCGCTGCTCACCGATCCGGAGACCGAGAAGCACGCCGACGCCATCGCCGCCTTCCGTTTCGCCAACGAGGCGATGGCGCTGCAACGTCGACACAGCGAGGTTGCCCGGCTCCGCGAGGAGCAGAACCTGTCGTACGCCGATGCCAAGGCTGCCATCGACGCACGCGGCGCCGCAACTGCCTCTTGGCGGCCGTTCCAGCTCGCGTTCGTACTGCTGAATCTGCCGTCGATCACCGACCCGGCGCATCCGGAGCGGGCCGCCGACCGGGACGCGACCGTCGACCTGCTCTTCTTCCCCACCGGTGGTGGCAAGACGGAGGCCTACCTCGGGCTGACCGCCTTCACCTTCGCGATCCGCCGTCTCCAGGGGGCGGTCGGTGCCGGTGCGGACGCCCGTAGCGGCGCGGGCGGTGTGGCCGTGCTGATGCGGTACACGCTGCGGCTGCTCACCGCGCAGCAGTTCCAGCGGGCCGCCGCCCTGGTCTGCGCCGCCGAGGTGCTGCGTCGGCAGGCGGAGCAGACCTGGGGTGCGGAGCCATTCCGGATCGGGCTCTGGGTCGGTGGCGGGGTGTCGCCGAACTGGTTCACCGAAGCCTCCGAGCAGATCGCAGAGGCGCGTGAGGCCGGCAGCGGCAAGTTCACCAACGTCCTGCAGACGTTGAGCTGCCCGTGGTGCGGGTCGAAGCTGCGCGCCGAGCGTGACCTGACCGTCCGCGAGGACGAGCGGCGGGTCCTGGTCTTTTGCCCCGAGGCTGAAGGCGCGGAGGCCTGCCCGTTCTCTCGCACCCGCTCCACCGAGGGCCTGCCGATCCTCACCATCGACGAGGAGATCTACCGGTACGCCCCCAGCCTGGTCATCGCTACCGTCGACAAGCTCGCCCAGCTGCCCTGGCGAGGCTTCGCTGGGATGCTCTTCGGCCGGGTCCGGGAGCGCTGCCCTCGACACGGCTACCGGCACGACGACCTCGACGCGAAGACCGGTTGCGGTGCCCGGCACAACAAGAAGGGCAAACTGCCGGCTGTCACCAGCGAGCCGGTCGTCCGGCTGCGCCCGCCGGACCTGATCATCCAGGACGAGCTGCACCTCATCTCCGGTGCGCTCGGCACCATCGTCGGCCTGTTCGAGGCGGCCGTCGACCAGCTCTGCACCTGGTCGCTGCCGGGCGGCCGTGAGGCCGGGCCGAAGATCGTGGCGTCCACGGCGACCACCAAGCGGGCCCGGGAGCAGGTGCTCGGCGTCTTCGGCCGACAGCTCGCCGTCTTCCCGCCACCGGTCATCGACATCACCGACACGTTCTTCAGCCGGCAGGTGCCGGTCACCGTGCAGAACCCCGGTCGCCGCTACCTGGGCATCTGCGCGCACGGGGTCCGGATGAAGTCGGCGGAAATCCGCGTCTCGGAGATCCTGCTCATCGCCGGGCAGACCCTCTTCGACACGTACGGGCAGCCGGCCGACCCGTACATGACCAGCGTCGGCTACTTCAGCGCCACCCGCGAACTGGCCGGCATGCGCCGTCTCCTCGACGACCAGGTCACCACCCGCGTCCGCAGCCACGGCCGGCGCAAGGGCCTCTCCGACCGGATCGCCGGCACGCAGATGCTCAACGTGCAGGAACTCACCTCCCGGGTCTCCTCCGCCGACATCAGCGAGGTGCTCAAGCGGCTGGAGAACGGCTTCGACCCGGAGCTCGACACCACTGCCCGACGGCGGGCCGTGCTGGAGGACATGCGGGACGCGTTCAAGGCCAAGACCGCGTCGAACCCGAAGCTGTCGCTGCACCCGGTCACCCAGAGCTTCTACCAACGGCAGGACGAGAACCGGGTACCGGTCGACGCGGTGCTCGCCACCTCGATGCTCCAGGTCGGCGTCGACGTGTCCCGCTTCGGCCTGATGGTCGTCACCGGGCAGCCGAAGAACACCGCCGAGTACATCCAGGCCTCCTCCCGGGTCGGCCGCGACGCGAAGCGGCCCGGTCTGGTGGTCACCCTCTACAACTGGACCAGGCCGCGGGACCTGGCTCACTACGAGGACTTCGAGTATTACCACGCCACCTTCTACCGTCAGGTGGAGGCGCTCTCGGTCACCCCGTACACCCGACGGGCGCTGGATCGGGGCACCACCGCGACCCTCGTCGCGGCCGTGCGCAACGGCGAGGACAGCTTCTCCCGCAACACCGATGCCCACGACGTGCCGCTCGACGGCCCGGAGGTGCAGCGGGTCATCGACCGGCTGCTGGCCCGCGCCGAGGCGATCAGTGGGACGCGCGGGCGCGAGTACCTACAGGAGCGGATCAACCGGCTCCGCGACGATTGGAACAAGAAGAAGACCGGCTCGTCCCGACTCGGCTACTCGGAGGGGACGTTCAAGCAGCAGAAGCTGGATGGTCTGCTGACCGTGGCCGGTGGCGGGCGGTGGACCGGCCTGACGGTCGGGCAGTCCATGCGGGAGACCGAGAACGAGATCAACCTGGTGCTGCCCGCCGGCGGGGAAATCTTCAACCCGCAGTACGGGACGCCGGAGTGGTCCTTCGGTCCGCAGACCGACAGCAAACGGGCCGAAGATCTGCCCGACGGGGATGAGCTGGGCGAATCGACGCTGACCGGGAAGGGCAAGGGCAACTGA